Proteins found in one Candidatus Margulisiibacteriota bacterium genomic segment:
- the purD gene encoding phosphoribosylamine--glycine ligase encodes MKILVIGSGGREHALVWKIAQSPLVEKIYCAPGNPGTAQFAENISLSAHDITGLKKFALEKKIGLTVVGPEVPLVAGIADEFAAAGLKVFGPSRQGAQIEGSKVFSKNFMTKYGIPTAQSGTFRRLDEAVAYVKEMGAPIVVKADGLAAGKGVVVCQTEAEAIDALKLIMEKKEFGAAGDQVVVEEFLAGEEASILALTDGKSILPLASAQDHKRVFDGDQGPNTGGMGAYSPAPIVTEHLMSEIDVTVLKPFIDGMRQEGISYKGIIYAGVMVTKKGPKVLEFNCRFGDPETQPIMMRMKSDLVPIMEAIVDEKLDGKMIEWHEEAAVCVVLAAGGYPGKYEKGIEIKGLDRIDQLDKVMVFQAGTKDEQGKIVTAGGRVLGVTALGDSIKFAIKKAYQAVDLINFKGMHFRKDIGKKALKYER; translated from the coding sequence ATGAAAATATTAGTCATTGGTTCCGGTGGCCGGGAGCATGCGCTGGTCTGGAAGATCGCGCAAAGTCCGTTGGTTGAAAAGATCTACTGCGCGCCTGGGAATCCAGGGACCGCTCAATTTGCCGAAAATATTTCCCTCTCGGCTCACGACATTACCGGCTTAAAAAAATTCGCTCTTGAAAAAAAGATCGGGCTGACCGTGGTCGGTCCGGAAGTGCCGCTGGTCGCCGGAATTGCCGACGAGTTTGCCGCCGCCGGCCTTAAGGTTTTTGGCCCCAGCCGGCAGGGGGCGCAGATCGAAGGAAGCAAAGTTTTTTCCAAGAATTTTATGACCAAATACGGCATCCCGACCGCCCAGTCGGGAACTTTTCGCCGTTTGGACGAAGCTGTCGCCTATGTTAAGGAAATGGGGGCGCCGATCGTCGTTAAGGCCGATGGCTTGGCGGCCGGTAAGGGAGTGGTTGTTTGCCAAACGGAAGCCGAAGCAATTGACGCGCTGAAGCTGATCATGGAGAAAAAAGAGTTTGGCGCCGCCGGCGATCAGGTCGTGGTCGAGGAGTTTTTAGCCGGTGAGGAGGCCTCGATCCTCGCTTTGACCGACGGGAAGTCGATCTTGCCGCTGGCTTCGGCGCAGGACCACAAACGGGTATTTGACGGTGATCAGGGGCCGAACACCGGGGGAATGGGGGCTTATTCGCCGGCGCCGATCGTGACCGAGCATTTAATGTCGGAGATTGACGTGACGGTCCTCAAACCGTTCATCGATGGGATGCGGCAGGAGGGGATCAGTTATAAAGGGATTATTTACGCGGGGGTCATGGTCACGAAAAAAGGGCCGAAAGTTCTGGAATTCAATTGCCGCTTCGGTGACCCGGAAACCCAACCGATCATGATGCGGATGAAGTCCGACCTGGTGCCGATCATGGAAGCGATCGTCGATGAAAAACTAGACGGAAAAATGATTGAGTGGCACGAGGAGGCGGCCGTTTGCGTCGTTCTGGCGGCCGGGGGATATCCCGGGAAGTATGAAAAAGGTATTGAGATCAAAGGACTCGATCGGATCGATCAATTAGATAAGGTGATGGTTTTCCAGGCCGGTACAAAAGATGAGCAAGGAAAGATCGTTACGGCCGGAGGGAGAGTTCTTGGCGTGACCGCGCTGGGCGATTCGATCAAGTTCGCGATCAAGAAGGCTTATCAGGCGGTTGATTTGATTAACTTTAAAGGGATGCATTTTCGGAAAGACATCGGCAAAAAAGCGCTGAAGTATGAACGGTAG
- the rdgB gene encoding RdgB/HAM1 family non-canonical purine NTP pyrophosphatase, producing MNGRSPGEKIIVATTNQHKLREIGEILGILVTGRGIRVKENGKTFEANAIKKVKAIKLKPGEIAIADDSGLMVNCLGGRPGVKSARFAAPPTPENLCRKLLKVMKDCRERGAKFVCAIAVAFPDGRIRVVKGIVHGRIVREMRGAKGFGYDPVFRPCGYPKTFAEMSPTMKNRLSHRGLALKKLKELLSI from the coding sequence ATGAACGGTAGAAGCCCGGGTGAAAAAATTATTGTCGCCACAACCAACCAGCATAAACTGCGGGAGATTGGGGAAATCCTGGGGATACTGGTTACGGGACGCGGAATACGGGTGAAGGAAAACGGGAAAACCTTTGAAGCGAACGCGATCAAAAAAGTTAAAGCGATCAAGCTAAAACCTGGCGAGATTGCCATTGCCGATGATTCCGGGCTGATGGTCAATTGTCTCGGTGGTCGGCCGGGGGTAAAATCGGCCCGCTTTGCCGCGCCGCCGACCCCGGAGAACCTTTGCCGCAAACTCCTTAAAGTGATGAAAGATTGCCGGGAGAGAGGAGCCAAATTTGTCTGTGCGATCGCGGTCGCTTTTCCGGACGGCCGGATCAGGGTGGTCAAAGGGATCGTTCACGGCCGGATCGTTCGTGAAATGAGAGGGGCGAAGGGGTTTGGCTATGATCCGGTTTTTCGCCCCTGCGGTTACCCAAAAACCTTCGCCGAAATGTCTCCGACCATGAAAAACCGCCTGTCTCATCGTGGTTTAGCGCTGAAGAAATTAAAAGAATTATTATCCATTTAA
- a CDS encoding saccharopine dehydrogenase C-terminal domain-containing protein: MKKQVKFKGKILIIGCGSVSQCAIPIVLKLIDVPAKNVTIMDFADNRKRVKDSLKKGVKYVIDRVTKENYQKLLAKYAGPGDLIIDLAWNIDCRAITTWCRENQVLYVNTSVEEWDPYKDEQRNDPTKYTLYARHMEIRKMIEDWGDNNGTTAIVDHGANPGLVSHFTKHALIGIADKIIEEKPKDKRVPELKEYLRVKDFSRLAMLTGVKVVHISERDTQITDQPKQVNEFVNTWSIEGFYEEGVAPAELGWGTHERYVPEGAFFHETGPRNQICLRTLGMRTWVRSWVPQGEITGMVIRHGEAFSISDRLTVWENGKAIYRPTVHYAYCPSDCAIVSLRELEMRQFKMQEKQRIMSDEIISGRDELGVLLMGHDFKSWWCGSLLDIETSRKLIPHQQATTMQVAISVVAASIWMIKNPKRGFLMPDDLDHEEILKIAKPFIKPFVSKAVDWTPLKNLNIKFTKFDMELPKVEDVWQFKTFLVK, from the coding sequence ATGAAAAAACAAGTGAAATTCAAAGGGAAAATCTTGATCATCGGCTGCGGCTCGGTTTCACAGTGCGCTATTCCGATCGTTTTGAAATTGATCGATGTTCCGGCCAAAAATGTGACCATTATGGATTTTGCCGATAATCGTAAGCGGGTCAAGGATTCCTTGAAGAAGGGAGTCAAATACGTTATCGACCGGGTGACAAAAGAAAATTACCAAAAACTTTTGGCTAAATATGCCGGTCCGGGCGATTTGATCATCGATCTGGCCTGGAACATCGATTGCCGCGCGATTACCACCTGGTGCCGGGAAAATCAGGTCCTCTATGTCAATACTTCCGTCGAAGAGTGGGATCCGTATAAAGATGAACAGCGGAACGATCCGACCAAATATACCCTCTATGCCAGGCACATGGAGATCCGTAAGATGATCGAGGATTGGGGGGACAACAACGGGACGACCGCGATCGTCGATCACGGCGCCAACCCGGGACTGGTCTCTCATTTTACCAAGCATGCTTTGATCGGGATCGCCGATAAGATCATTGAAGAGAAACCGAAAGATAAGCGGGTGCCGGAATTGAAGGAATATCTGCGAGTCAAGGACTTCTCCCGTCTGGCGATGCTGACCGGGGTGAAAGTTGTTCACATTTCGGAGCGGGATACCCAGATCACCGATCAGCCGAAACAGGTCAATGAGTTCGTCAACACCTGGAGCATTGAAGGTTTTTATGAAGAAGGGGTCGCGCCGGCCGAACTTGGCTGGGGAACGCACGAGCGGTATGTGCCGGAAGGAGCCTTCTTCCACGAGACCGGTCCGCGCAATCAGATCTGCCTTCGTACCTTGGGGATGAGGACCTGGGTCCGTTCCTGGGTGCCGCAAGGGGAGATCACCGGGATGGTCATTCGCCACGGGGAAGCTTTCAGCATTTCCGATCGGCTGACCGTTTGGGAGAACGGGAAAGCCATTTACCGCCCGACCGTTCATTACGCCTATTGTCCGAGCGATTGTGCCATTGTTTCCCTGCGCGAGCTGGAGATGCGCCAGTTCAAGATGCAGGAAAAACAGCGGATCATGTCGGATGAGATCATTTCCGGCCGCGACGAGCTCGGCGTCCTGCTGATGGGGCATGATTTCAAGTCGTGGTGGTGCGGCAGTCTGCTTGATATCGAAACTTCCCGGAAACTGATCCCGCACCAGCAGGCGACTACTATGCAGGTGGCGATCTCGGTCGTGGCCGCGTCGATCTGGATGATCAAGAACCCGAAACGGGGCTTCCTGATGCCGGACGATCTCGATCACGAAGAGATCCTGAAGATCGCTAAACCGTTCATTAAGCCGTTCGTTTCGAAAGCGGTCGACTGGACGCCGCTCAAGAACCTGAACATTAAATTTACCAAGTTCGATATGGAGCTGCCCAAAGTTGAAGACGTCTGGCAGTTCAAGACATTTTTGGTGAAATAA
- a CDS encoding type III PLP-dependent enzyme, with product MNNKDLHKYAKKHGTPLFLLDHEVIRENYRRMRRFLPRVGLYYAIKANSDPEIIRTLYPLDSGFDVASLQEFYSVLENVPQKDLRGKKRNAFIWDRIIVANTIKPVETLKKIRNFNTLMTYDNAEELAKIKKYCPDAGLICRIKVQNVGSMVELSSKFGIEPGDAPNLIEQAFDLGLSVEGVSFHVGSQCCNIDNYITALEASAEIFKEVAARGHKMKVLNIGGGFPVPYDESVPEFEIFAGKLRKELDRLFPKKIEIVAEPGRYLAATAAHLVVKIIGKAVRDGKTVYYVNDGVYGTLSGVIFDHCPYHFHSFKKRGEKKICAVVGPTCDAFDTVSTSEMLPELQIGDLLYVENIGAYSIASATNFNGFPKAQVVHLNQ from the coding sequence TTGAACAACAAGGACCTGCATAAGTACGCGAAAAAGCACGGGACGCCGCTCTTTCTGCTCGACCACGAAGTGATTCGCGAGAATTACCGCCGAATGCGGCGCTTCCTGCCGCGGGTCGGGTTGTATTACGCGATCAAAGCCAATTCCGATCCGGAGATCATCCGCACCCTTTATCCGCTCGACAGCGGCTTTGACGTTGCTTCGCTCCAGGAGTTTTATTCGGTCCTGGAGAACGTGCCGCAAAAGGACCTGCGGGGGAAGAAGCGGAACGCCTTCATTTGGGACAGGATCATCGTTGCCAACACGATCAAACCGGTGGAGACGCTGAAAAAGATCCGCAACTTCAACACCCTGATGACTTACGACAACGCGGAAGAACTGGCCAAGATCAAAAAGTATTGCCCCGATGCCGGCCTGATCTGCCGGATCAAGGTCCAGAACGTCGGTTCGATGGTCGAGCTATCGAGCAAGTTCGGGATCGAACCGGGGGACGCTCCCAACCTGATCGAACAGGCCTTTGACCTTGGCCTATCGGTCGAAGGGGTTAGCTTTCACGTCGGCAGCCAGTGCTGCAACATCGATAATTACATTACTGCCCTCGAAGCGTCGGCCGAGATCTTCAAAGAGGTTGCCGCCCGCGGCCACAAAATGAAGGTCCTTAACATTGGCGGCGGCTTTCCAGTTCCCTATGATGAGTCGGTCCCGGAATTTGAGATCTTCGCCGGAAAATTACGCAAAGAACTTGACCGCCTTTTTCCAAAAAAGATCGAGATCGTGGCGGAGCCGGGGCGCTATCTGGCAGCGACCGCCGCTCATCTGGTCGTAAAAATTATCGGCAAGGCGGTGCGCGACGGCAAAACGGTCTATTACGTTAATGATGGGGTTTACGGCACTTTATCCGGCGTGATCTTCGACCATTGTCCTTATCATTTCCATTCCTTCAAGAAGAGAGGGGAGAAAAAGATCTGCGCGGTGGTCGGTCCGACCTGCGACGCTTTTGATACCGTCTCAACCAGTGAGATGCTGCCGGAACTGCAGATCGGCGATTTGTTATACGTCGAGAATATCGGGGCTTACAGTATCGCGTCAGCGACCAATTTTAACGGTTTTCCTAAAGCTCAAGTCGTTCATCTCAATCAGTAA
- a CDS encoding response regulator — MISRIYKGKAVSLLEIAQKRAARARNDLAGKVLAVRKLVHDGNNTLSLITVTSRIALDELKTGDPETLKEDLETIVKAGEQLTATLANIRAIFVPSSKTTVFTPPVAPINLDRKTTAVKNVLVVDDDPILRTFLAGVLTKRGLTVTQAGNAEAAIPLLANGRFDLIITDVDMDPAGMNGLELTELITRTYPQSKVFVMSGDCAAERERAARENGAERFFPKPFIISDILKAIL; from the coding sequence ATGATCAGCCGAATTTATAAAGGGAAGGCAGTCTCGTTATTAGAGATCGCCCAAAAAAGAGCCGCTAGAGCTCGTAATGATTTAGCCGGGAAAGTGCTTGCGGTTAGAAAACTTGTCCATGACGGGAACAATACCCTATCATTAATTACCGTCACCTCGAGGATCGCCCTTGATGAGTTGAAAACGGGAGACCCTGAAACTCTTAAAGAGGATCTTGAAACGATCGTTAAAGCAGGCGAACAATTAACCGCGACACTGGCCAACATCAGGGCGATTTTTGTCCCTTCATCGAAAACAACCGTTTTCACCCCGCCTGTCGCGCCGATCAATTTAGATAGGAAAACGACAGCCGTTAAAAATGTCCTGGTCGTCGATGACGATCCGATATTGCGGACTTTCTTAGCAGGAGTACTGACCAAGCGGGGCCTGACCGTCACTCAAGCGGGAAATGCCGAGGCAGCGATCCCGCTTTTGGCTAACGGACGTTTTGATCTTATTATCACCGATGTCGATATGGACCCGGCAGGGATGAACGGCCTGGAATTAACCGAACTGATAACCAGGACCTACCCCCAAAGCAAAGTTTTTGTCATGAGCGGCGATTGCGCCGCTGAAAGAGAGCGGGCGGCAAGGGAAAACGGCGCTGAACGGTTTTTTCCAAAACCATTTATTATCAGTGATATCTTGAAAGCTATCCTATAA
- a CDS encoding proline--tRNA ligase: MRMSQVVAPTLREDPSEAEVVSHKLMLRGGFIKKLAAGVYTFLPLGYRTLRNVIRIIREEMDRSGAQEVLMPTIIPAELWQESGRWPVYGKELFRIKDRHDREFCLGPTHEEVITDLVRNSIRSYKQLPANLYQIQTKFRDEVRPRFGLMRGREFLMKDAYSFHTSVESLESEYQNMYQTYCRIFDRMGLKYRVVEADSGLIGGGFSQEFMVLAETGEEEIFHCNKCNYSASRESAGVGKFKLQTPNVTQIMEDVLTPNAKTIEEVSLFLNIQPEQMIKTMIYETEAGAVAALVRGDHAINEAKLKKVLGAEDLRLANEAVIKKVTGAPVGFAGPVGLKGVKIVADNAVELIPLAVSGANKEDHHVVNIVYGRDFKADLTGDIRFAVKADNCPRCGEGVFDVSRGIEVGHIFKLGTKYSDKMRCVYLDENNQEKVMIMGCYGIGASRTVAAAIEQNNDKDGMIWPTPLAPFKAAIVPVNAEEPEQKAVAEKIYNELQARGLEPLLDDRIDRIGVKLKDIDLFGIPIKVIVGPKGLKEGKVEVKQRRTGEMELVPLDQVTEKLAQLIGG; encoded by the coding sequence ATGAGAATGTCGCAGGTGGTGGCGCCGACTCTTCGTGAGGACCCATCCGAGGCGGAAGTCGTATCTCATAAACTAATGCTCCGTGGCGGCTTTATTAAGAAGCTGGCGGCTGGAGTCTACACCTTTTTACCGCTTGGTTATCGCACTTTACGCAACGTTATCCGGATCATCAGGGAAGAAATGGACCGCTCCGGCGCCCAGGAAGTCTTAATGCCTACCATTATACCGGCCGAGCTTTGGCAGGAGTCGGGCCGCTGGCCGGTCTACGGTAAAGAGCTCTTCAGGATCAAAGACCGGCACGACCGGGAGTTTTGCCTTGGCCCGACCCACGAGGAGGTCATAACCGACCTGGTCCGCAATTCTATCCGTTCATATAAGCAACTACCAGCCAATCTTTACCAAATCCAGACCAAGTTCCGGGACGAAGTCCGCCCCCGTTTTGGCTTGATGCGCGGCCGGGAATTCCTGATGAAGGACGCTTATTCCTTTCATACCAGCGTGGAAAGCCTGGAGAGCGAATATCAGAACATGTACCAGACCTATTGTCGGATCTTTGACCGGATGGGGCTTAAATACCGGGTCGTGGAGGCTGATTCCGGCTTGATCGGCGGCGGTTTCTCCCAGGAGTTCATGGTCCTGGCCGAGACCGGCGAAGAAGAGATCTTCCACTGCAATAAATGCAATTATTCCGCCAGCCGCGAATCAGCCGGTGTTGGGAAATTTAAACTTCAAACTCCAAACGTCACCCAAATCATGGAAGATGTTTTGACCCCGAACGCTAAAACTATTGAAGAAGTTTCTTTATTTCTAAATATTCAACCGGAACAGATGATCAAAACGATGATCTACGAAACGGAGGCGGGGGCGGTAGCCGCTTTGGTCCGTGGGGATCACGCGATCAATGAAGCGAAACTTAAAAAAGTCCTTGGAGCAGAGGACTTGCGGCTGGCTAATGAGGCGGTCATTAAGAAAGTGACCGGCGCCCCAGTCGGTTTTGCCGGCCCGGTCGGCCTCAAAGGGGTCAAGATTGTCGCCGATAACGCGGTTGAACTGATCCCGCTGGCGGTCTCCGGCGCCAATAAAGAAGACCACCATGTGGTAAACATCGTTTACGGCCGCGATTTTAAGGCCGACCTGACCGGTGACATCCGCTTTGCCGTCAAAGCCGATAACTGTCCCCGCTGCGGTGAAGGGGTCTTTGATGTTTCCCGGGGGATTGAAGTCGGCCATATTTTCAAGCTGGGGACCAAGTATTCGGACAAAATGCGCTGTGTCTATCTGGATGAGAACAACCAGGAAAAAGTCATGATCATGGGTTGTTACGGGATCGGCGCCTCGCGGACCGTTGCCGCGGCGATCGAACAGAACAACGACAAGGACGGGATGATCTGGCCGACCCCGCTCGCTCCTTTTAAAGCGGCGATCGTCCCTGTTAACGCCGAGGAGCCGGAACAAAAAGCGGTCGCCGAGAAGATCTACAATGAATTACAGGCGCGGGGCTTAGAACCCCTGCTTGACGACCGGATTGACCGGATCGGCGTGAAGCTGAAAGATATCGACCTCTTCGGGATCCCCATCAAAGTCATTGTCGGACCGAAAGGATTAAAAGAGGGTAAAGTCGAGGTTAAACAGCGACGGACCGGCGAAATGGAACTGGTCCCGCTTGATCAGGTTACGGAAAAGTTGGCTCAATTAATAGGGGGCTAA
- the purF gene encoding amidophosphoribosyltransferase has translation MKEACGVYGIYSYNGDPLAKLVYYGLYALQHRGQESAGIFASDGKEFRGHVGMGLVNVVFNDEIISKITGHIALGHVRYSTTGSSALCNAQPIVIQSKWGPFALAHNGNLVNTDELRGQLSGYQLKGGTDSELLAALIATSEEKSFEAALLATINKCRGAFSIVIMTLDKLYGFRDQQGVRPLCIGRKGDSYIISSETCGLDVIGAEFVREISNGELVIIDKNGLQSKTWSRGERPALCVFEFIYFARPDSLVEGRSFHDVRVHLGKYLAKEQPADAEMVIAIPDSGIPAAIGFSKESKISFADGLIKNRYIGRTFIQPTQSLREIGVKMKLNPIRDAIRGRKMVVIDDSIVRGTTSRQIVRLLREAGAREIHFRVSSPPITCPCFYGVDMATRSELIAANLSVEGIRKYIEADSLGYLSIHSLVRAVNLPKERLCLACLNGEYPVKVPERLESLNFS, from the coding sequence TTGAAAGAAGCGTGCGGCGTTTACGGGATCTATTCTTATAACGGCGATCCGCTGGCCAAATTGGTTTATTACGGCCTTTATGCTCTTCAGCATCGGGGTCAGGAATCGGCCGGGATCTTTGCCTCGGACGGTAAAGAGTTCCGCGGCCACGTTGGAATGGGGTTGGTCAATGTTGTTTTCAACGATGAGATCATCAGTAAAATTACCGGGCATATCGCCCTTGGCCATGTCCGCTATTCGACGACCGGCTCGTCGGCCCTTTGTAATGCCCAACCAATCGTCATTCAGTCAAAGTGGGGACCGTTTGCCCTGGCCCATAACGGTAACCTGGTCAACACCGACGAACTAAGGGGCCAGCTCTCCGGTTACCAACTTAAGGGGGGGACCGACTCTGAATTGCTGGCCGCGCTGATTGCCACTTCCGAAGAAAAGAGCTTTGAGGCGGCGCTCCTCGCCACGATCAACAAATGCCGCGGGGCCTTCTCGATCGTGATCATGACTCTTGATAAACTTTACGGTTTTCGCGACCAGCAGGGGGTCCGTCCGTTATGCATCGGTCGGAAGGGTGATTCTTACATTATTTCTTCCGAGACCTGCGGACTGGATGTTATCGGCGCCGAATTTGTCCGCGAGATCAGCAACGGGGAATTAGTGATTATCGATAAAAATGGCTTGCAGTCTAAGACCTGGAGCCGGGGAGAGCGGCCGGCCCTTTGTGTTTTTGAATTTATTTACTTTGCCCGTCCGGACAGTTTAGTTGAAGGGCGGAGTTTTCACGATGTCCGGGTCCACCTGGGTAAATATCTGGCCAAAGAACAGCCGGCCGACGCCGAAATGGTTATCGCCATTCCCGATTCGGGGATCCCGGCGGCGATTGGTTTTTCCAAGGAATCGAAGATCTCTTTTGCCGACGGCTTGATCAAGAACAGGTATATCGGCCGGACCTTCATTCAGCCGACGCAGAGCCTGCGGGAGATCGGCGTTAAAATGAAACTGAACCCGATCCGGGACGCCATCCGGGGCCGGAAAATGGTCGTGATTGACGATTCGATCGTGCGCGGGACCACCTCCCGGCAGATCGTCCGGTTGCTGCGCGAAGCCGGAGCGCGGGAGATCCATTTCCGGGTCTCATCGCCTCCCATTACCTGTCCCTGTTTTTACGGGGTCGACATGGCGACCCGCTCGGAATTGATCGCCGCCAATTTGTCGGTTGAAGGGATCAGGAAGTATATTGAAGCGGATAGTTTGGGGTACTTGAGCATCCATAGTTTGGTCAGGGCGGTTAACCTGCCGAAAGAGCGGTTATGCCTGGCCTGTTTGAACGGCGAATACCCCGTTAAAGTTCCGGAACGGCTGGAAAGCCTGAACTTTTCTTAA